GTCTGTCAGAGGCCCAGTTGGGCCTTGGCGAGGATGTTGCGCTGAATCTCGTTGGAGCCGGCATAGATCGAGCCAGCCCGATCGTTGAAATAGTGCAGCGGTGCCACCGCCTGCCACAGCTCGCCGCTGTGATAGCCGTCAACGGGTGGGGTGTATTCGATTACCGGGCCACCCGGCTTTGTGACATGGGGTTGATACACCCGACCGCGTGGGCCCGCTGCCTCCAGCGTGAGCGTGGTCAAGGCTTGCGACAGCTCGGTGCCGAGAATCTTGAGCATCGAAGAGGCTGTGCCCGGATTGCCGCCACCGGCCACGACCGCCAGCACCCGATGTTCCAGGACCTCCAGCACATCGACGCGAATCGCAAGATCGGCGAGCTTGGCACAGAACACGGGATCGTCGGCCAGGGTTCCGTGCTCGGTGGGCAGTGCCCGGGCGGCGGCACCGAGTTGATCGAGACCCACCTGCAGCATGGGCGCCACGGCTCCACCTCCGCGTTCGAACTCGAGGAGGTACTTGGCGACGGTCCAGCCCTCGTCGACCTCGCCGAGGACATTTGCCCTGGGCACGCGCACGTTGTCGAAGAACACGACATTCTGCACCTCCTCACCCGAACTCATCACCAACGGCTTGACCTCGATGCCCGGAGAGGTGAAGTCGATGAGGAGGAAGGTGATGCCGAGCTGCTTCTTGGGGCCCTTGGTGGTGCGGACAAGGGCGAACATCCAATTGGCCTCGCGCGCATGGGTGGTCCAGATCTTGGACCCGTTCAGGACGAAGTCATCGCCGTCGGCTACCGCCGACATCTGCAACGACGCCAGATCCGAGCCGGATTCCGGCTCGCTGTATCCCTGGCAGAAGAACACCTCGCCCGTCAAGATGCGGGGCAGGAAGAAGTCCTTTTGCTCCTGCGTGCCGAACTTGACGATGGCGTGTGCGACCATCCGAATTCCCATGGGCGACAAGGCTGGTGCCCCGGCAAGCATCGATTCGACCGCGAAGATGTAATGCTGTGCGACGCTCCAGGGTTGACCGCCATGCTCGACCGGCCAAGCCGGTGCGGCCCATCCCTTCGCATGCAAGACCGCCTGCCACTGCATGCTCGCCTCGTGGTCGCTGTACACGCTCGTTTGCAGACGTCCGGCGGCCCGCAGGTCATCGGTGAGGTTCTCGTCGAGGAACTCCCGCACTTCCGCGCGAAATTGTTCTTCCTCCGCCGAAAAGGCCAGGTCCATGTGCACTCCGTCGTATCGAGTCTGCTGAGGGGGAAGCGATGATTGCGATTAATCTGGATGCAAGCGCATTCAGATTAATCGCCGTCCTGTTCGCAGGCAATACCGGCTCCTGTAAGACTGGGCGGATGTCGTCTCCAGCCGGCCGGTCGTACAGCGGCCTCCCCGCCGACGAGCGCCTCGCGCGGCGTCGGCAGCGACTACTTGAGGTGGGTCTTGACATCCTCGGTGCCCCGGATGGGCCCGGCGACCTCACCCTTCGCGCCGTCTGTCAGCGTTCCGGGCTGGCGCAGCGGTACTTCTACGAAAGTTTTGCCGACAAGGACGAATTCGCGGTCGCCATCTTCGACTGGGCGATCGAAGGTCTGGCGGCGACCATCGAAGCGGAGGTCGCCGCCGCCCCACCACGCCTGCAGGTGCGGGCGGGGATCACCAGCGTGGTTCGGGCCGTCAACGCCGACCGCCGCATCGGGCAGCTGCTGTACAGCCCCAGTCAGGTCAATCCGGTATTGGTGCGCAAGCGATTCGAAGCAACGGCGATGTTCGTCTCATTGTTCGCCCAGCATCTGCACGACTGGTTTCGCCGCGACGATCAGGGCAATCTGCCCGCGCTCGCGCACTTCGTGGTGGGCGGTGTCGGGCAGGCTGTCTCGGCATGGCTGCATGGTGATGTCGTGGTCGGTGAGGACGAGCTCATCGAGCAGCTGGTGGACATGCTGCTGGCCCACGGGCCGGCGGGGTCCGCGCAGCGCTGAGTCTCGATGCTGCCGGGCCCGCCAATACCCCCTGGTAGTATCCTGAGAATTAACTGAAATGCTTATTTGAACTTGCTGAGTCCTCTCATGTCGATCTAGACATGTTGATTCAGCATGAGATATGCATACATCGCTATTAATAAATAGTATCTGGGTCTACTTCGCTGGAGAGGTGCTGAAATGCAAGGTGCGGGCATGAGACTGTTTATCGGAGCGGGTGCGGCGCTCGTCCTCGGTGTGGCCGCCGCGATCGGGTCGCCGGTCGCTCAGGCTGCGCCGGAGCCGCCGCCGGTGTGTTACGCCAATCAGCCCAGTGTCGGTTCCATGGAGTTCGATCCCTGTCTTGCCCCGGGCGATATCGAGTACCAACAGGGCGCTCATCAGCCCACCTACGAAGGTGCCAACCCGTTGACACCGCCGGGCGTCAACCCATTCGTGCCCGACGGCACCAACAAGAACAACGCCGACTAGCGAGGGCGCAAACGCGCGGGAAACTCCGGCCCGACACGCAGAAATCTCTTGAGAACTCCCCGCGTCACCACCAAGGATGTGGATGTGAATTACGGTGAGGTACTTGAGAAGTTGGTCGCATGGGCAGCCGAAACAGATGTGGTCCGGGCGGTCATCGTCACCGGGTCCGGTGCCGACGGGGATGCCCATCCCCTGTCGGACCGGGACATCGAGCTCTACGCATCGGATCCCGATGACCTGGCGGACGATGATTCCTGGTGGTCGGCGCTGGGCGAAGTCCTGGTGGTCGAGCGTCTGGAAGACGAGGACTCCGGATATGCGACTCGGCTGATCTACTACGCGGGCGGCAAGCTCGACTTCACCCTGATTCCCCACGAGGACTTATCCACGGTTACACACGACAAGCCGTTTCAGGTGCTGCTCGACAAAGACGGTGACGCACCCGACCCGGGTTCGATGAGTACGCCGGACGGTGAGCTCCCCGACGAAGAGGAGTTCCAGGAATGCGTGCATTGGGGCTACGCCGCGGCGCTGATGTGTGCGAAAGCGGTGGTGCGCGATGAACTCTGGTCGGCCAAGCTGCGCGACCAAGACCTCAAGGACGAGCTGTTGAGGATCATCGAGTGGGATCACCGTGTTCGGTACGGCACCGCCCACGACACCCGGTACCTGGGCACGAGGATGAACAGCTGGATGGACGCCGACATTCGCGATGAACTGCAGGACTGTTGGAGCCGTTTCGACAGCGACGACACCGTCAACGCGTTGCGACGCACGGTGGATCTGTTCGCGCGGCTAGCCACGCGCACCGGAGCCGCGCTGGAGTTCGAGTCCTTTTCCCATACACGGCTGCACCGGGAGATCGCGGAAATCCTCGCGCTCCGCGCCTAAGAGGTCGCGCGGGCGCTGCATGATGGATGCCATGGATTCGTCTCGTGTCGATCGCTGGCTGTGGGCGGTCCGGCTGACCAAGACCCGGCCAGATGCCGCTGCGGCATGTCGGGGCGGGCATGTGCGGATCAACGATCGACCGGCGAAGCCCTCGACGACGGTGGCCCCCGGCGACGAGGTTCGTGCACGGGTTGGTGACACGACGCGCATCGTGAAGGTGGTGCGGGTGATCCAGAAACGAGTCGGCGCCGCCGACGCGGTGACCTGCTACCTGGACCGAACACCTGTCCGGCCCGCTGTTCCGCCGGTGCTGGTGGCGGTGCGCGATCGCGGAGCGGGCCGGCCGACGAAACGGGACCGTCGAATGCTGGACAAGTGGCGCGCGAGCCGGGACTGAGCCTCTAGTAGACGTCGCGCACGTACCGGTGATTCTTGATGAGGTCATTGACGTACGCATGCGCGCCCGCGGCGTCCAGTCCGCCGCAGCGGGCAACGATCTCATGCAACGTGGCATCGACATCCTTGGCCATGTGGTCGGCGTCGCCGCACACATACAGATACGCGCCGTCCTGCAGCCATGAGTACAGCTCTGCCGCGCTCTCCAACATGCGGTGCTGTACATACTGTTTGGGCTCACCGGCCACCCCGTCGCGGGAGAACGCAAGGTCCAGGCGAGTCAACGTGCCGGAGTCGACGAATTCCTGAAGTTCATCGCCGTAGAGGAAGCTGGTGGCGCGACGCCGGTCTCCGAAGAACAACCAAGAGCGCCCCGAGGCACCCGCGGCATGTCGCTCTTGGAGGAACCCCCGGAACGGCGCGATTCCCGTCCCCGGTCCGATCATGATGATCGGCACGTCGGCCGCGGGCAGTCGGAAGGTGTGGTTGGGCCGCAGGTGTACCCGCAATGCTTGCCCGCGATCGGCGAGAAATGTCGATGCCACACCGCCGTAGGTTCGATCGCTGTCGGCGTATCGGATCGTGGCTACGGTCAGGTGGACGTGGTCCGGGTGGACAACCGGACTCGACGCGATGGAGTAATCGCGGAACTGAAGCGGTCGTAGGTTGTCGACCAACTCGTCAACCGTCAACGCGCCCAACCTGACCAGGTCAAGCACATCCTTGCCGTACAACCATGAGCCCGGTACCGGTGTCACATCGCCGCCGAGCGCGGCGACTGCGTCCGCATCGTCGGTTCGGGTGGCCACCAGTGTGCGAAGGGTCCGCGAGGGGGTGCGGATCTCCAGGTGATCGGAGAGCAGCTCGCCGAGCGGCTCATCGTGGCCGCTCACTCGCTGCTGAGCTCCGGCGCCCAGCTCGGTGAGGATGGCTTCGACGAGGGCAGGGTCATTGGTGGCGTGCACAGCGATCGAATCGCCTGCCTCATAGGCGATTCCGGATCCAGTGAGGTCCACCTCGTAGTGACGCACCTCTTTGTCGGATTCAGCCGTGGTGAGTAACCGATTGACGACCAGCCGGGCCTCGACGGTTTCGTTGCGCTCGCGCTTGGGCTGCGCGGGCGCCTCGGCCACGACGGGTGCTGCCGCGGCACCGATGTGGCCGGCGGCGAGCCGCTTCACCAGGTCGGTGGTCCACTCCTTCGACTGCTGCAGATACGGCCCGTCGATATCCACGCGTTCGGTCAGCCGGGTCGCGCCCAGCGCACCCAATCGCTCATCGAGCAGCAGGCCCGCATTGCAAAAGAACTCATAACTGCTGTCGCCGAGCGCGAGCACCGAGAAGCTCAGATGGTCGAGCCGATCGGCGGTCTCGGCGCTGATCGCTTCCCAGAACAGCAGCGCATTGTCGGGGAATTCGCCGTCACCGAACGTCGACACCACCGCGACGAAGTGCGATGCCGATT
The nucleotide sequence above comes from Mycobacteroides saopaulense. Encoded proteins:
- a CDS encoding TetR/AcrR family transcriptional regulator, producing MSSPAGRSYSGLPADERLARRRQRLLEVGLDILGAPDGPGDLTLRAVCQRSGLAQRYFYESFADKDEFAVAIFDWAIEGLAATIEAEVAAAPPRLQVRAGITSVVRAVNADRRIGQLLYSPSQVNPVLVRKRFEATAMFVSLFAQHLHDWFRRDDQGNLPALAHFVVGGVGQAVSAWLHGDVVVGEDELIEQLVDMLLAHGPAGSAQR
- a CDS encoding aminoglycoside 6-adenylyltransferase, with amino-acid sequence MRTPRVTTKDVDVNYGEVLEKLVAWAAETDVVRAVIVTGSGADGDAHPLSDRDIELYASDPDDLADDDSWWSALGEVLVVERLEDEDSGYATRLIYYAGGKLDFTLIPHEDLSTVTHDKPFQVLLDKDGDAPDPGSMSTPDGELPDEEEFQECVHWGYAAALMCAKAVVRDELWSAKLRDQDLKDELLRIIEWDHRVRYGTAHDTRYLGTRMNSWMDADIRDELQDCWSRFDSDDTVNALRRTVDLFARLATRTGAALEFESFSHTRLHREIAEILALRA
- a CDS encoding RNA-binding S4 domain-containing protein, with protein sequence MDSSRVDRWLWAVRLTKTRPDAAAACRGGHVRINDRPAKPSTTVAPGDEVRARVGDTTRIVKVVRVIQKRVGAADAVTCYLDRTPVRPAVPPVLVAVRDRGAGRPTKRDRRMLDKWRASRD
- a CDS encoding acyl-CoA dehydrogenase family protein, whose protein sequence is MDLAFSAEEEQFRAEVREFLDENLTDDLRAAGRLQTSVYSDHEASMQWQAVLHAKGWAAPAWPVEHGGQPWSVAQHYIFAVESMLAGAPALSPMGIRMVAHAIVKFGTQEQKDFFLPRILTGEVFFCQGYSEPESGSDLASLQMSAVADGDDFVLNGSKIWTTHAREANWMFALVRTTKGPKKQLGITFLLIDFTSPGIEVKPLVMSSGEEVQNVVFFDNVRVPRANVLGEVDEGWTVAKYLLEFERGGGAVAPMLQVGLDQLGAAARALPTEHGTLADDPVFCAKLADLAIRVDVLEVLEHRVLAVVAGGGNPGTASSMLKILGTELSQALTTLTLEAAGPRGRVYQPHVTKPGGPVIEYTPPVDGYHSGELWQAVAPLHYFNDRAGSIYAGSNEIQRNILAKAQLGL
- a CDS encoding diflavin oxidoreductase → MTAQPDFSLIVGYGTDMGNAEDAAMSFSEALEEATGIKSEAIELNQVDIADLQSASHFVAVVSTFGDGEFPDNALLFWEAISAETADRLDHLSFSVLALGDSSYEFFCNAGLLLDERLGALGATRLTERVDIDGPYLQQSKEWTTDLVKRLAAGHIGAAAAPVVAEAPAQPKRERNETVEARLVVNRLLTTAESDKEVRHYEVDLTGSGIAYEAGDSIAVHATNDPALVEAILTELGAGAQQRVSGHDEPLGELLSDHLEIRTPSRTLRTLVATRTDDADAVAALGGDVTPVPGSWLYGKDVLDLVRLGALTVDELVDNLRPLQFRDYSIASSPVVHPDHVHLTVATIRYADSDRTYGGVASTFLADRGQALRVHLRPNHTFRLPAADVPIIMIGPGTGIAPFRGFLQERHAAGASGRSWLFFGDRRRATSFLYGDELQEFVDSGTLTRLDLAFSRDGVAGEPKQYVQHRMLESAAELYSWLQDGAYLYVCGDADHMAKDVDATLHEIVARCGGLDAAGAHAYVNDLIKNHRYVRDVY